From a single Methanofollis sp. W23 genomic region:
- a CDS encoding PGF-pre-PGF domain-containing protein, producing MKNRFIILALLVFAVAGMLVAPVAAGDPTPTTEVTVIKLAEDGTKLDEVPISLNTLKAGRPDLPIQGDGETHYYHQGPVTSDPWNLAEDQNLLDMGALKGTDLKDLCEVVGMDEGDTVTVTPIDNYDPQTYPYENVYNPDPRQGKMVVTWYKDGADVPEYYDGMRLVFFAETTNADGKHVFGNQDMKDCLPDNCHYNDGLPSSKGLSSKAVTNITVQSGDPAPEDWSITLNGSTDRTLTRDEFITLAAAHPASFQTNKFGLLEGADLSAVIGLVDDDDPATVNKALAAQNYTITVYGEKKGTEQISTFYSTEVTDGEKTYVLGNRLDGIELNKTGIDGRVFFPLYLQGTGVDGTQRALEGISKIELDLPDQPGGDVDVLYDGEVTLTPETFTVMAYNGDVETDREVNRLTALGALDAVSEIEAFTYKVGDKDWPTLYLDDIGKYAYNRSAKDATPGYKYTWTCLLNDDTVLDGYDNNPMAVNVYELHDGDRLLFYYGDTKIENFGPEKADAIVRITVRISDGIDSLYDGGVILEEGTFDQTVNTNVYQVNNFTPLGALHAAAEVGGFDYVLTDKKMTDSGILMLDDVGEYTFRKVKDEGGKTVEQWAWTCSVDGATLDDYGNPSTEGLNIYPLENDNDVLFYYGDIKQDGYGPEKAIAKVRIFIGGEPPVEKNWALTLKGKTPLSFTRAQFEQAVACGHVATYTNEDGEWKGVPLWYLVGAVDDEESGDHYTFNDELAAEGYSVKVTDRNRTSPYDINFPSETIARDDTYIVANTLNGEPLPELTSGGKPCWPLQMVGPDVTMGKKIGNIGTIELVGLPDPSEGWRLTLKGDIEDTFTQAFFEESVRCHGVTYTDEDGEWKGIPLWYFAGWVDDHIVHGQDAFNDNLAADGYTVKVSAPDGFNATFDSADVAKSPNYIVANTLNGEPLAEGDFPLKLVGKNVTSGKQKVGTISEISLVGLPGGPKPGEWTLTLKGEITDTFTQSEFEAAAACPYHTVTWTDNKNREWSGISLWSLCGWVDDYTIHGSGAFNTKLAAQGYTVIVTGSGDYSKEFSSEAISKNNDFIIANKLNGTPLTNENGYPVRLVGSALTEGSQSVASIKSIELTEFQKPTEIPTVRIVKYAEDRTTVIGEKTVDYTWMKENLKVYGDGETYYRYEGLNFPPNDPWDQDETYPHGYFKIEEQMMGTSVRDLCDLVGGMGPDTEITFAAPDGWETTLHYDNIYAPDERQGEAVLAWYSGGKGYVPDYNDGYRLFFTPEDRIFGQWDMHECIDEKYWHYNSGLPSCAGLSAKYVSEIRIYDVPEPDWNLQLEGAIDKAISKGYFESGLACTMGANHEKSYIDKKGREWSGMPLWFLLGYVDDENFHTGKSFNADLAREGYDVHIIGRDGSETVINSRDAMYSDNYILANSLNGLHLDGDDENWPLRLVGENVSGMDTIKGVVKIAFIPSTMEDEVVAIGDIGAGENTTLDLEEGAFSAITIKAAGDITDGKLAIRTPEELPNYIDTPAERIYQYLHVVYPAPENTIDEAVITFDLPVSWLCDHGMKAGDVKLMRYTDGAWQTLTTTYVKEENGRAYFSATTDKFCYFAVGGAAPEPKPDPKPVSHTSSSSSGSSDVSAFAASFKPDETKTFLVGETAIEKITVTAYEEVSDFLVTVKKAHLGNDVQMPDGQVYELQEVTLYHADPAALDGITLEFAVPSTWLESHDVEAGDVVMLRYVDGAWKHLDTTLVSEENDRAVYRADSPGFSYFAIVTMTGGAAEPEETQPAVEAPVETPTMPVNQTADETTVPTTAPTKTPVFWGLPLIALGALLVLRRK from the coding sequence ATGAAGAACCGATTTATAATCCTGGCACTTCTGGTCTTTGCCGTTGCAGGGATGCTTGTCGCCCCTGTGGCTGCGGGAGACCCAACTCCCACGACCGAAGTGACCGTGATAAAACTGGCTGAAGACGGTACCAAACTTGATGAGGTACCGATCAGCCTCAACACATTGAAAGCAGGTAGACCAGACCTCCCCATCCAGGGAGATGGTGAGACCCACTATTATCACCAGGGTCCGGTCACCTCAGATCCCTGGAACCTTGCCGAGGACCAGAACCTTCTGGACATGGGCGCCCTGAAGGGTACCGATCTCAAGGATCTCTGTGAGGTCGTCGGCATGGATGAAGGGGACACGGTGACGGTCACCCCCATCGACAACTATGACCCACAGACCTACCCTTACGAGAATGTGTACAACCCCGACCCCAGACAGGGGAAGATGGTCGTCACCTGGTACAAGGATGGGGCAGATGTGCCTGAGTATTATGATGGGATGCGCCTGGTCTTCTTTGCCGAGACCACCAATGCAGACGGCAAGCATGTCTTCGGCAACCAGGACATGAAGGACTGCCTCCCTGACAACTGTCATTATAATGACGGCCTCCCCTCCTCAAAGGGCCTCTCCTCAAAGGCAGTCACCAACATCACCGTCCAGAGTGGTGACCCCGCCCCAGAGGACTGGTCCATCACCCTCAACGGTTCGACCGACCGCACCCTCACCAGGGACGAGTTCATCACCCTTGCTGCGGCACACCCTGCTTCATTCCAGACAAACAAATTTGGTCTTCTTGAAGGCGCTGACCTCTCTGCGGTCATCGGTCTTGTCGACGACGACGACCCCGCGACCGTGAACAAAGCCCTCGCCGCGCAGAACTACACGATCACGGTCTACGGTGAGAAGAAGGGCACAGAACAGATCTCTACCTTCTACTCCACCGAAGTGACGGACGGCGAGAAGACCTATGTCCTCGGGAACAGACTCGACGGCATCGAACTGAACAAGACCGGGATTGACGGCCGCGTCTTCTTCCCCCTCTACTTGCAGGGGACCGGTGTGGATGGGACCCAGCGGGCACTTGAAGGGATCTCGAAGATCGAACTCGACCTGCCAGATCAGCCTGGCGGGGACGTCGACGTACTCTATGACGGCGAAGTCACGCTCACGCCAGAGACCTTTACTGTCATGGCCTATAATGGCGATGTCGAGACCGACCGTGAGGTCAACCGACTGACTGCTCTCGGTGCCCTTGATGCGGTATCGGAGATCGAGGCCTTCACCTACAAGGTCGGCGACAAAGACTGGCCGACGCTCTATCTTGACGACATCGGGAAGTACGCCTACAACAGGAGTGCCAAAGATGCAACGCCTGGTTACAAGTATACCTGGACCTGCCTCTTGAACGACGACACTGTCCTTGACGGGTATGACAACAACCCGATGGCGGTCAATGTCTACGAACTCCACGACGGCGACCGTCTCCTCTTCTATTACGGTGACACGAAGATCGAGAACTTCGGGCCTGAGAAGGCAGACGCGATCGTGCGAATCACCGTCAGGATCAGCGATGGCATCGACTCTCTCTATGACGGCGGTGTAATCCTTGAAGAGGGCACATTTGACCAGACGGTCAATACCAACGTCTACCAGGTCAACAACTTCACCCCTCTCGGAGCGTTACACGCAGCCGCAGAGGTGGGCGGCTTTGACTATGTGCTCACCGACAAGAAGATGACAGATAGCGGCATCCTGATGCTCGACGACGTCGGGGAGTACACCTTCAGAAAAGTCAAGGACGAGGGTGGAAAAACTGTCGAGCAGTGGGCATGGACATGCTCGGTCGACGGCGCCACGCTTGACGACTACGGCAACCCCTCCACCGAGGGTCTGAATATCTACCCGCTTGAGAACGACAATGATGTCCTCTTCTACTATGGCGACATCAAGCAGGATGGTTATGGTCCCGAAAAAGCCATCGCCAAAGTTAGAATTTTCATCGGTGGCGAACCACCAGTTGAAAAGAACTGGGCCCTTACGCTGAAGGGCAAGACCCCGCTCTCGTTCACCAGGGCACAGTTTGAACAGGCAGTGGCCTGCGGCCATGTCGCCACCTACACCAACGAGGACGGCGAATGGAAGGGCGTGCCCCTCTGGTACCTCGTGGGAGCAGTCGACGACGAGGAGAGCGGCGACCACTACACCTTCAACGACGAACTGGCCGCTGAAGGCTACTCGGTGAAGGTCACCGACCGGAACCGTACAAGTCCATACGACATCAACTTCCCGAGCGAAACCATTGCCAGGGACGACACCTATATCGTGGCCAACACCCTGAACGGGGAGCCCCTGCCTGAACTGACCTCTGGAGGCAAACCCTGCTGGCCGCTCCAGATGGTGGGCCCGGATGTAACCATGGGCAAGAAGATCGGGAATATCGGCACCATCGAACTTGTCGGTCTCCCTGATCCTTCAGAAGGCTGGAGACTTACCCTGAAGGGTGATATCGAAGACACCTTTACGCAGGCGTTCTTCGAAGAGTCTGTCAGGTGCCACGGCGTCACCTACACCGACGAGGACGGTGAGTGGAAGGGCATTCCACTCTGGTACTTCGCCGGATGGGTCGACGACCACATCGTCCATGGTCAGGATGCATTCAATGACAATCTCGCTGCAGATGGCTATACTGTGAAGGTGAGTGCGCCAGACGGATTCAATGCAACCTTCGACAGCGCCGACGTCGCAAAGAGTCCCAACTATATCGTGGCCAACACTCTCAACGGAGAACCGCTTGCAGAGGGAGACTTCCCGCTCAAACTGGTAGGGAAGAACGTCACCTCTGGGAAACAGAAAGTCGGAACCATCAGTGAGATCTCACTTGTCGGCCTGCCGGGAGGCCCGAAACCCGGCGAATGGACCCTCACTCTGAAGGGTGAGATCACCGATACCTTCACCCAGAGCGAGTTTGAGGCGGCAGCGGCATGTCCATACCACACCGTCACCTGGACTGACAATAAGAACCGTGAATGGTCGGGTATCTCACTCTGGAGTCTCTGCGGATGGGTCGACGACTACACCATCCATGGCTCTGGCGCATTTAACACAAAACTTGCTGCACAGGGTTACACGGTGATAGTCACCGGGTCTGGGGACTACAGCAAGGAGTTCAGTAGCGAAGCGATCTCGAAGAACAACGATTTCATCATTGCCAACAAACTGAACGGGACCCCTCTGACTAACGAAAACGGTTACCCAGTCAGGTTGGTCGGTTCTGCACTGACCGAAGGCTCTCAAAGTGTTGCCAGTATCAAAAGCATCGAACTGACCGAGTTCCAGAAACCGACCGAGATCCCCACGGTGCGGATCGTCAAGTACGCCGAAGATCGCACGACGGTCATCGGCGAGAAAACCGTCGACTACACCTGGATGAAGGAGAACCTCAAGGTCTATGGAGATGGCGAGACATATTACCGCTATGAAGGCCTGAACTTCCCACCCAACGACCCATGGGACCAGGACGAGACCTATCCTCATGGTTACTTCAAGATCGAAGAGCAGATGATGGGCACCTCAGTCCGTGACCTCTGCGACCTTGTTGGCGGTATGGGCCCGGACACCGAGATCACCTTCGCCGCCCCTGACGGATGGGAGACGACCCTCCATTACGACAACATCTATGCTCCGGATGAGCGGCAGGGCGAGGCCGTCCTTGCCTGGTACTCCGGAGGGAAGGGCTATGTCCCTGACTACAATGACGGGTATCGGCTCTTCTTCACGCCCGAAGACCGCATTTTCGGCCAGTGGGACATGCACGAGTGCATCGACGAGAAGTACTGGCACTACAACTCCGGCCTCCCGTCCTGCGCCGGTCTCTCGGCCAAATATGTCTCAGAGATCAGGATCTACGACGTGCCTGAACCAGACTGGAACCTCCAGCTCGAAGGGGCCATAGACAAGGCCATCAGCAAGGGTTACTTTGAGAGCGGTCTTGCCTGCACCATGGGCGCCAACCATGAGAAGTCCTATATCGACAAGAAAGGTAGAGAATGGTCTGGTATGCCCCTCTGGTTCCTCCTTGGCTATGTCGACGACGAGAACTTCCATACTGGTAAGTCATTCAATGCCGACCTTGCAAGAGAAGGCTATGATGTCCATATCATCGGCCGCGACGGTTCAGAGACAGTCATCAACAGCCGCGATGCGATGTACAGCGACAACTACATCCTTGCAAACTCGCTGAACGGCCTGCATCTCGACGGTGACGATGAAAATTGGCCGCTCAGGCTTGTGGGCGAGAATGTCAGCGGCATGGACACCATCAAGGGCGTCGTCAAGATCGCCTTCATCCCGTCGACCATGGAAGACGAGGTCGTCGCCATCGGTGACATCGGTGCCGGTGAGAATACGACGCTCGACCTTGAAGAGGGAGCGTTCTCGGCGATCACCATCAAGGCCGCCGGTGACATCACAGATGGAAAACTCGCGATCAGAACCCCTGAAGAACTCCCTAACTACATCGACACACCGGCAGAGAGGATCTACCAGTACCTCCATGTCGTCTACCCGGCCCCAGAGAACACCATCGACGAGGCCGTCATCACCTTTGACCTCCCGGTCAGCTGGCTGTGTGACCACGGGATGAAGGCCGGCGATGTGAAGTTGATGCGGTACACCGACGGTGCCTGGCAGACTCTCACGACCACATATGTCAAGGAGGAGAATGGAAGAGCGTACTTCAGTGCAACCACCGACAAATTCTGCTACTTCGCGGTCGGCGGTGCAGCACCTGAACCCAAACCAGATCCAAAACCGGTCAGCCATACTTCTTCCTCCAGCAGCGGTTCCTCCGATGTCTCCGCCTTTGCCGCTTCATTCAAGCCCGACGAGACGAAGACCTTCCTGGTAGGCGAGACGGCGATCGAAAAGATCACGGTCACCGCCTACGAAGAAGTTTCAGACTTCCTGGTCACAGTGAAGAAGGCCCATCTCGGAAACGACGTCCAGATGCCTGACGGCCAGGTGTATGAACTCCAGGAGGTCACCCTCTACCATGCCGACCCTGCGGCGCTCGACGGGATCACCCTCGAGTTCGCCGTGCCATCGACCTGGCTTGAGAGTCATGATGTCGAGGCAGGCGACGTGGTCATGCTGAGGTATGTCGACGGCGCCTGGAAGCACCTCGACACCACCCTTGTCAGCGAGGAGAATGACAGGGCAGTCTACCGCGCCGACTCGCCAGGGTTCTCGTACTTCGCCATCGTCACCATGACGGGCGGGGCCGCAGAGCCTGAGGAGACGCAGCCGGCAGTCGAGGCCCCGGTCGAGACCCCGACCATGCCGGTGAACCAGACGGCAGATGAGACGACGGTGCCGACCACCGCACCGACCAAGACCCCGGTCTTCTGGGGCCTGCCGCTCATCGCCCTCGGTGCACTCCTGGTCCTCAGGAGAAAATAA
- a CDS encoding DUF3344 domain-containing protein: MNDIRKKFGRSLLVLTVLAVSLLIACVVPAAAEDIGGITMPGSNHFDLQLSDGLTKYFKFDGGGLNALHISTDPENEPFGQVTNTEEQSGVFYLTNTGGRGFTDDMILMVAVNGTIPDDFALHIRASGYRWTPTTVLNMPPAADEVEYVEGSYEGTITKEDIVYSPQTWKPAGNNQPGAYPIYYGQDVSDGSNPFHLVFIDLNAGTLGENSRLNDLRDDGAVRVEYEFENLPTYAAFNSYGWCNQSNQGLGISWTNRVSGPGSSGFSVVGTAPSGTGDVSPDGGSDGTTDASGLSGKETTAPPGNYLNGSVSLLPVTGTGGVLGAGERTTLTFNPGNETGFVESAVLYLFVSDAKNKEDGTGTEPDLTVLIDGTTVTPDKTFTDRAGKKDAAVAATYLFNLEEITPGDTSVTVENGDGICTLDGGALLVVREDLALPEVTWQVVAGCDALAIDEEGGVFEDDAMSQAIFDDPLDLDQTAAARLLVAGTGPTSILGFNDREWTDALHADGRLLMADLDVLPVLFPRENTAMMRATKDAATGGVLESRVAVLVTTAGTPPGRSDSGAASSTAPMTRAFITDNQVVKKVSATLPEQRSPIHLEVHDQESAGAVQAPDAPVYRYLDIGLNGARADPTALTVTFRVPLSWIEDQELEARDVALMCHDGTAWTALATDAGSVRDGYQEFSASSDTLSLFAVAGVPGADVQVAQEGAAGGPDGNDIPPTSPQESSPAWALSLAAAGAALLIRQNS; encoded by the coding sequence ATGAATGATATCAGAAAAAAATTTGGACGATCACTTCTTGTATTGACGGTGCTGGCGGTCTCCCTTCTCATCGCCTGTGTCGTCCCGGCCGCGGCCGAGGACATAGGCGGGATCACGATGCCGGGGTCCAACCACTTTGACCTCCAGCTCTCCGACGGGCTGACCAAGTACTTCAAGTTCGATGGCGGCGGGCTCAACGCCCTCCACATCAGCACCGACCCTGAGAATGAGCCGTTCGGGCAGGTGACGAACACCGAAGAACAGTCGGGTGTCTTCTATCTCACCAACACGGGGGGGAGAGGATTCACCGACGACATGATCCTGATGGTCGCGGTCAACGGCACCATCCCCGACGACTTCGCTCTCCACATCAGGGCGAGCGGTTACCGGTGGACCCCGACGACGGTCCTGAACATGCCCCCTGCGGCAGATGAGGTCGAGTACGTCGAGGGGTCGTACGAGGGGACGATCACGAAGGAAGACATCGTGTACAGCCCCCAAACCTGGAAACCCGCAGGGAACAACCAGCCAGGGGCATACCCGATCTATTATGGCCAGGACGTCTCTGACGGCTCAAACCCCTTCCATCTCGTCTTCATCGATCTCAATGCAGGGACACTCGGCGAAAATTCCCGGCTCAACGATTTAAGAGACGACGGTGCGGTCAGGGTGGAGTACGAGTTCGAGAACCTCCCCACCTATGCTGCGTTCAACTCCTATGGCTGGTGCAACCAGTCCAACCAGGGCCTCGGGATCTCATGGACGAACCGCGTCTCAGGTCCGGGGAGCAGCGGGTTTTCGGTTGTCGGGACGGCGCCGTCGGGCACGGGCGATGTCTCCCCTGACGGAGGGAGCGACGGGACCACAGATGCCTCAGGTCTCTCTGGAAAAGAGACAACCGCTCCACCCGGCAACTACCTGAACGGCTCGGTCTCTCTCCTCCCTGTCACCGGAACCGGTGGAGTTCTGGGTGCGGGAGAGCGGACGACCCTGACCTTCAACCCGGGAAATGAAACAGGTTTTGTCGAGAGCGCAGTCCTCTATCTCTTCGTGAGCGATGCAAAGAATAAAGAGGACGGCACCGGGACTGAACCCGACCTGACCGTCTTGATCGACGGGACGACGGTCACGCCTGACAAGACCTTCACCGACCGGGCAGGGAAGAAGGACGCAGCGGTGGCGGCGACCTATCTCTTCAACCTTGAAGAGATCACGCCTGGTGATACCTCTGTCACCGTCGAGAATGGTGACGGCATCTGCACCCTCGACGGCGGGGCGCTCCTGGTGGTGCGTGAAGACCTGGCTCTCCCTGAGGTCACCTGGCAGGTCGTGGCCGGGTGCGATGCCCTGGCCATCGATGAGGAAGGCGGAGTCTTCGAGGACGACGCCATGAGCCAGGCCATCTTCGACGACCCCCTCGACCTCGACCAGACGGCCGCCGCCCGTCTGCTTGTGGCGGGCACCGGGCCGACCTCGATCCTCGGGTTCAATGACCGCGAGTGGACTGACGCCCTGCACGCCGACGGCAGGCTCTTAATGGCAGACCTCGACGTCCTCCCGGTGCTCTTCCCGAGAGAGAACACCGCAATGATGCGGGCGACGAAGGACGCCGCCACCGGTGGGGTGCTGGAGAGCAGGGTCGCGGTCCTGGTCACGACCGCCGGCACTCCCCCGGGCCGCAGTGACTCGGGTGCCGCATCCTCGACCGCACCGATGACCAGGGCCTTCATCACCGACAACCAGGTTGTCAAGAAGGTCTCGGCAACCCTCCCTGAGCAGCGTTCCCCTATCCATCTCGAAGTGCATGACCAGGAGTCCGCCGGTGCGGTGCAGGCCCCTGATGCCCCGGTCTATCGCTATCTCGACATCGGCCTGAATGGTGCGAGGGCCGATCCCACCGCACTTACGGTCACGTTCAGGGTGCCCCTCTCCTGGATCGAGGACCAGGAACTCGAAGCTCGTGACGTCGCTCTGATGTGCCATGACGGCACCGCCTGGACCGCACTCGCCACCGATGCAGGGAGCGTGAGAGACGGGTACCAGGAGTTCTCGGCATCGTCAGATACGCTCTCCCTCTTTGCCGTGGCCGGTGTGCCGGGCGCTGATGTGCAGGTCGCGCAGGAAGGGGCCGCAGGCGGACCAGATGGAAACGACATCCCCCCTACCTCCCCACAGGAATCTTCGCCCGCATGGGCGCTCTCTCTGGCTGCCGCCGGTGCGGCGCTACTGATCAGGCAGAATTCTTGA